The DNA sequence CAGCTTCATCACCCCCACCAGCATCAGCGCCTGAATCGAGAAGCCAATCACAATCGCCGTTAAAATGACCGCCTGAGGCACCGGATCTGCATAGGCCACGGGTTCCTTGTAGGCAATCGGCGTGAATAGCCCGCTCCGTGAGGAGACTAATACGTAGTAAGCGATCACGCCCGTACTCATCACATCCATTGAGAGGATCTTCATGATCAGGTTTTTCTTGAGGATAATTCCGAAAAAACCCAGCAGAACGGTTGCGAAAACAAAGGCTTCTAAGATAGGCATTGCTCTTTATACGGGT is a window from the Acaryochloris thomasi RCC1774 genome containing:
- a CDS encoding cation:proton antiporter subunit C, yielding MLEAFVFATVLLGFFGIILKKNLIMKILSMDVMSTGVIAYYVLVSSRSGLFTPIAYKEPVAYADPVPQAVILTAIVIGFSIQALMLVGVMKLSREHPTLEANEIEKSYTP